Genomic DNA from Desulfuromonas versatilis:
CCCTCCTCAACAAAAATGAAAACGTCATTCCATCTCCCGCCGGCCTCGTCAAAAGGCCGTAACCCGGTACAGGAGAAGTGCTCATGGCGCCAGAACCTCCATCCGCCTGGGGTGTGAGGTGTGGGCATTGCCGGCAGCAGTTTCAGCCTCTGGCAATTCGCCCATGAGAGAGCGCTTAGTATTCTTTAGGCTTGCCGGAATGTCAACCTGAAATCGGCCCAGCCTTCGAACCAAAGTAGTAGTCCTGAGGATGGGGTCAGTGGATTTGCGGTTAATAGGCAGGAGGGGGGTAGGGGGCAGGAGGCACGGCCGGCATCCGGGTTGCCGCGGCCGCGAATTTGAGTTATCTTCGGCGCTGGTTGTCGCTGCCGGTTGGCCTGCCCTGATCGCCGGGACCCTCGCGCGTTTCCAGGCCCGGTCGTTTTTTGCTATTTCACCTAGCTTCGCAAAGGATTCAGCATGAGTGATCTACCCAAGTGTCCGCAATGTGCTTCCGAATATACCTACGAGGACGGGCCCCTGTATGTGTGCCCGGAATGCGCCCACGAGTGGGCGATAGAGGCCGCCGAGGCGGGTGGCGCCGCGCAGCGGGTCTTCCGGGACGCCCACGGCAACATCCTGGAAGACGGGGATTCGGTTACCGTCATCAAGGACCTGAAAATCAAAGGCTCATCGGCGGTGGTCAAGGTGGGGACCAAGGTCAGGAACATTCGCCTGGTCGATGGCGACCACGACATCGACTGCAAGATCGACGGGATCGGGGCGATGAAGCTGAAATCGGAGTTCGTCAAAAAGGCTTAGTGCACTAGTGGCTCAACGGGGAGGCCGGACCGGGCGGGACAGCTGCTTCGCTGGGGGCCCGGGTCTGGCAGAGGTCGCAGCCGGACTGTGGGGTGCCGAAGGCGAGACTCGCCGGCTACGGCTCGGACCTCCTGCCCACCCCCTGCGCAGGCCCCCCTCCGCTCGCAGGCGGCGACATCCCTGTCGGCTCATCTGACATCAGGTCCGCCCCCGCTGCGCTTCGTGCTTCGGAAATGGGCACAAAA
This window encodes:
- a CDS encoding zinc ribbon domain-containing protein YjdM, producing MSDLPKCPQCASEYTYEDGPLYVCPECAHEWAIEAAEAGGAAQRVFRDAHGNILEDGDSVTVIKDLKIKGSSAVVKVGTKVRNIRLVDGDHDIDCKIDGIGAMKLKSEFVKKA